The following are encoded together in the Diachasmimorpha longicaudata isolate KC_UGA_2023 chromosome 3, iyDiaLong2, whole genome shotgun sequence genome:
- the LOC135160732 gene encoding protein PRRC2C-like isoform X4, producing the protein MSTLSGIVSKGEKGKSKFQSLDINSLYRVSRGESLEQHQQKSTLPRKHGMQSLGKVPSARRPPANLPSLKSEYSSSDPAVSLVPSGGSGWATTKEPASSTTTTSTNSPSAQSSDNLTSNSSPTQCVAATTPASTPSQDPSLPGQQQNTSQSPHPSEVGGKSSWSAIMTRPGEFGTPGVSTAVGYAGLVGGGRTGRGTLGLSFLAHQSPQFQHEFPSLSGQPSVSTQSQTQHTSTASNAISVNAQHQLLPQQSYSHNHAGGASAGQQQQQSQQNRELNAQYGPGPSLRPQTEGSWIQGGSRTPGSTVSPGTGNGNTQVAQVPQIGSIAGITGVPLQSSHQDVSPGIRANLGQSPVTVSAQAGQAQSTTPQNQTTQGGQNLHHYRGLIPQFMCRGNFPPGGFPSQFPSNVSTSGPRPRFNNSNERPGQMGPRPGERDRPQHDEEVISRPIIKEEDLTRMDDISHEPGWAAHDDIDYNQKLAFSDDEPETEAPLPKKEDRKEARKDDIKDDKPVTDTGGSSVHDDKESPRPRDNRDSKDNRDMSYRPWQQPQTRNDYRASSNGPNMTAMRDNYSTGGNQSQPRPHPLRGVEEEEIWNQRRKEQGEKLASAVERARQRKEEEEKRFQEQTKQAAAKKLQDLENKMKQNKAKIEEDPPAAEPKGLITVPPVPIPVPEWERERENRERENRERSRTSSEGKEDKQPMGRDTREDFSTRTNFMRPDITRADRERERDRDQREQRDNRERDQPAFSRKFQSNLPPRFQKQQAERGSSTYNRVSPPSADRTLSSPNVTNVPFSQQYDPGRWSSSGNIKSHMGLGPRRNRADSDHGLSSPLEEDPRPPSRDHIPHGSHSSHGRRDDRFRPPMHHLFDSRKSGYHDDYRGYKNDHEERHGREFWERDRDRMYEDKMRDVRPRDSRDFRERDSDIRDVKDKDRPREKDYDKPRDFEASKDYDWKSPATDDDCERFETNDWSAEGRRSDERIDRRDRDERIERNERPQRPDSRDSRASRESRTSLRDDDHKRETSSWAHEMSDYEEKRWEREDYRERERDRRAPPGPITREKLQADDLKAEKRQLTQLKRLDHQEKKEIPKEDIKKDKEPDVWNRKLERTPEIPRGSEREGLNCAWADAVSPTFEKEDDKVADTLNKDEKEPEEELKENMDKLAIDKREELDSHKDELKDDKRDKNIRNRTNSGSGSSSRGRETRGGRTWGGYNMYSRWRGPESRGRRGTGSRSMGRPGSAKSGSYGVHTDSDISGDEISGCVESGKEDRRPTGSSKTIDAQKSDKDERNREVTRREEKRSGDYGTNVQVRSGVDKRPNYETRPREGFAPSGEPSRRGRGGARVRGSTLGARMEGYGPPPSKSPFSSDRTNDDKQTSPPVQQNTSTDNDNSNHNSSESADDKIIAKQQALTAGITGMPGRRNKSPNNQSNNQANANSGIKGQKKDDKRTRSGSRRRRENRDRIRSSATKQNSSDVGNEEWETTSENSEEHGDEHKDSRGHKPFPGRQGHGQSGPQSRRNDQMNNRDKPMNKPSNTARSAPGQVDKRPQGISAFPNQRNHFPMSMPPQGASMQPPNNQNGRPRSQGSANSQHSSSSKSTSGKETTVNRVDEIKLNDANLVDQALKDMGWKGQSKDKKQVDIDGEINNYLSPSGGDDGGSNSTEDMKLDTDGFQEVRSKKNLKDPSRHGQKDETKPPRRDKEKDKERDRSKSKSNGQPTTQQVQNIPPLLGQPIPQPTNMPPKGFDRNSSRQKLAPRFQKQKLARQQAQQLGHPQGEGGNGDTKINNSSGHMKDSSGTPAPPSVNAWDKPFTSQMRSNSPNSNVPADIQLMSGLTGSSEHSHEGNDQVNSSGSSQRNSPNTDKAQGKGMKEVISDKNVSDTSSPPVQTLIFENTNYSKTTKTSSDMAIKSKFSNHMKHSGSQQRPDKRDIEEDGSQLQQQQQALAVAFANKLNDPLKEKPSQDPIQMPLSFNKTEDNADMKLDFTFDADLSQLTDDKSKGSLGMPRSMHMTGGHSTISPSTAELNLKIASVKKVWENAAMPTVVEHEDGSVVSNANSFPQSFEAADVDDSYSPHQQYNQTSMKNEITTSTNVCKLVPPQVKPQQQSSGGGGAQANSTVPGPSPIGPGQSPIGHPPASIQAPLSPPPFNSTGQPSHMNYQEFPQYPGSQAAQYGSMSAIPSPPAVLFNTGSGQLPAQAGGLYGAFQLDQSRSPFTQYPPYAPSLQSSFSQQNVYLQQAPPPPHAQNPPAPDMYQNNLSGYRIPTAAAPPFGQNQQLSNNPNTVLISSSSNSLMSASVKPSSQPIGAIGTKAPHFQAQSAPQPNQLAYIPYDPSQVLGVSGNYMGNSQLVQRQGPSVQPSANSYYSATSAGKTNISLYVFPGSQTGFYQPGGAGQQTGTPYGLQGFGQHSQSLATPGNATPVGLQNFSSQFLSGSGLQIAAAAAAQQFRNPTGGLPGPANAAATFLSKHQQQEQPRQLKSPSGNQQDVLASVFSSTPQIPSPKSRNCKQQSQSQQPQPSPTQHHKYPPYQGVSQSAMVSGYSNYLMQQNVRGMGMPPRGGIQPSQQRYPPPIQRPVVPFPPGPNPNNPNQQQQNCMPNQQQNQMNRHRPNIHQQQQRNMKMQQQYYSGQGNVKIDQTDKNDTHNDKITDSSSGNQSGGSKVSVTQQEIDTKEEV; encoded by the exons ATGTCTACTCTGTCGGGGATTGTGTCGAAGGGGGAGAAAGGAAAATCAAAGTTTCAATCTCTAGATATCAATAGCTTGTACCGGGTCAGCAGG GGAGAATCTTTGGAGCAGCACCAGCAGAAAAGCACATTACCACGCAAACATGGAATGCAGAGTTTGGGAAAGGTGCCTTCGGCACGGCGTCCACCCGCTAACTTGCCTAGTTTAAAAAGTGAATACAGCAGCAGTGATCCAGCTGTCAGTCTTGTACCCAGCGGTGGAAGCGGTTGGGCAACTACCAAGGAACCAGCATCATCAACTACTACTACCTCTACAAACTCTCCATCAGCCCAATCATCCGACAATTTAACC AGCAATTCATCGCCTACACAATGTGTGGCTGCAACAACTCCCGCATCGACGCCATCGCAAGATCCGTCACTGCCAGGTCAACAGCAGAATACGTCTCAGTCTCCACATCCATCAGAAGTAGGAGGAAAATCATCATGGAGTGCAATTATGACAAGACCCGGAGAATTCg GTACACCCGGCGTTTCAACTGCGGTTGGTTATGCGGGTCTCGTAGGGGGCGGGAGAACGGGAAGAGGTACCCTAGGACTGAGTTTCCTCGCACACCAGTCCCCGCAGTTCCAACACGAGTTTCCCAGTCTCAGTGGACAGCCCTCGGTCTCCACTCAGAGCCAGACACAGCATACCTCAACAGCATCAAATGCAATATCTGTAAATGCCCAGCATCAGTTGCTACCGCAACAGTCGTATTCCCACAATCATGCAG GAGGTGCGTCGGCTGGCCAACAGCAGCAACAGTCGCAACAAAATCGGGAGCTGAACGCACAGTACGGCCCTGGTCCGAGCCTACGTCCACAAA CAGAAGGAAGCTGGATCCAAGGTGGAAGTCGCACACCTGGCTCTACCGTATCCCCTGGTACAGGAAATGGAAATACACAAGTGGCCCAGGTCCCCCAGATAGGCAGTATAGCTGGAATAACAGGTGTACCCCTGCAATCATCCCACCAAGACGTATCACCTGGCATTCGTGCCAACTTGGGCCAATCTCCGGTCACGGTATCGGCCCAGGCAGGCCAGGCTCAATCGACAACACCCCAAAATCAAACTACCCAGGGTGGACAAAATCTTCATCACTATCGTGGACTGATACCCCAATTCATGTGCCGTGGAAATTTTCCACCCGGTGGTTTCCCCTCACAATTTCCATCTAACGTTAGTACCAGTGGACCACGTCCACGTTTCAATAATTCCAATGAACGACCTGGCCAAATGGGCCCACGTCCTGGTGAACGTGATCGTCCACAGCACGACGAAGAGGTTATAAGTCGTCCAATAATCAAGGAGGAGGATCTCACTAGAATGGATGACATATCACACGAGCCAGGTTGGGCAGCACACGATGATATTGATTACAATCAGAAATTAGCATTCAGCGATGATGAGCCTGAGACAGAGGCCCCATTACCCAAAAAAGAGGATAGAAAAGAAGCCAGAAAAGACGATATAAAGGATGATAAACCAGTGACTGATACTGGTGGTTCATCTGTTCACGATGACAAGGAATCACCCCGTCCTAGGGACAATCGTGATTCCAAGGACAATCGTGACATGTCTTATCGTCCCTGGCAACAGCCACAGACACGTAACGACTATCGTGCATCATCAAATGGACCCAATATGACTGCAATGAGGGATAACTACAGCACTGGTGGTAACCAATCCCAGCCACGTCCCCATCCTCTCCGAGGTGTCGAAGAGGAGGAGATATGGAATCAGAGACGCAAGGAGCAGGGGGAGAAGTTGGCATCAGCTGTTGAGCGTGCACGTCAACGTAAAGAGGAAGAGGAAAAGCGTTTTCAGGAGCAGACTAAACAGGCAGCTGCCAAGAAGCTCCAAGAtcttgagaataaaatgaaacagAATAAAGCAAAGATCGAGGAGGATCCACCAGCGGCAGAGCCGAAGGGATTGATAACAGTTCCACCAGTACCAATTCCAGTTCCTGAATGGGAGAGAGAGCGTGAGAATCGTGAACGTGAGAACCGAGAACGTTCTCGCACCTCATCAGAGGGAAAGGAGGACAAGCAGCCGATGGGCCGAGATACTAGGGAGGATTTTTCCACAAGGACAAACTTTATGAGACCGGATATAACGAGAGCTGATCGAGAGCGTGAACGTGACAGGGATCAGCGTGAGCAAAGAGACAACAGGGAACGCGATCAGCCCGCATTTTCACGTAAATTCCAGAGCAATTTGCCACCTCGTTTCCAGAAACAACAGGCAGAGAGGGGATCCTCGACATACAACAGAGTATCACCGCCGAGTGCTGACAGGACTTTGTCATCACCAAATGTCACAAATGTTCCATTCTCCCAACAGTATGATCCAGGCAGATGGTCATCATCAGGGAATATAAAGTCTCACATGGGCCTAGGGCCTCGAAGAAATCGTGCTGACTCTGATCATGGTTTGTCCAGCCCCCTGGAGGAAGATCCAAGACCACCATCGAGGGATCATATCCCTCATGGCAGTCACAGCTCTCATGGACGACGTGATGATCGTTTCAGACCTCCAATGCATCATCTCTTTGACTCGCGAAAATCCGGCTATCACGATGATTATCGTGGATACAAGAATGATCACGAGGAGAGACATGGTCGTGAGTTTTGGGAGCGTGACAGGGATCGTATGTATGAAGATAAGATGAGGGATGTACGCCCTAGGGATTCTAGAGATTTTCGAGAGAGAGATTCGGATATTCGTGATGTCAAGGATAAAGATCGTCCGCGTGAAAAGGATTACGATAAACCCAGAGATTTTGAGGCTTCGAAGGATTACGATTGGAAGTCACCAGCTACTGATGATGATTGTGAGAGATTTGAGACAAATGATTGGTCAGCAGAGGGTCGAAGGAGTGATGAGAGGATAGATCGTCGTGACAGAGACGAGAGGATTGAGAGAAATGAGAGGCCACAACGCCCAGACTCCAGGGACTCTCGTGCATCGAGGGAATCCAGGACGTCACTTCGTGATGATGATCATAAGAGGGAGACATCCTCGTGGGCTCACGAGATGTCGGATTATGAGGAGAAAAGGTGGGAGAGGGAGGACTACAGGGAGCGCGAGAGGGACAGGCGTGCACCACCTGGACCGATAACCAGGGAGAAACTCCAGGCTGATGATTTGAAAGCTGAGAAGCGTCAGCTGACGCAGTTGAAGAGGCTTGATCATCAGGAGAAAAAGGAGATTCCCAAGGAGGACATTAAAAAAGATAAAGAGCCTGATGTGTGGAATAGGAAGCTTGAGAGAACACCTGAAATACCCAGGGGAAGTGAGCGTGAAGGATTGAATTGTGCTTGGGCTGATGCTGTCTCTCCTACATTTGAGAAGGAGGATGATAAAGTAGCCGATACCCTGAATAAAGATGAGAAGGAACCTGAGGAAGAGCTGAAGGAGAACATGGATAAATTAGCCATCGATAAACGAGAAGAACTGGACTCTCACAAAGACGAGTTAAAGGACGATAAACGCGATAAGAATATTCGCAACAGAACAAATAGTGGCAGTGGCTCGAGCTCCAGGGGACGTGAGACACGAGGTGGTCGTACCTGGGGTGGATACAACATGTACTCCAGATGGAGGGGACCAGAATCCCGTGGTAGACGTGGTACTGGTTCACGATCAATGGGACGTCCTGGATCAGCGAAGAGTGGATCTTATGGGGTTCATACTGACTCCGATATCAGTGGTGATGAGATTTCAGGGTGTGTTGAGTCGGGAAAGGAGGACAGAAGGCCCACAGGATCAAGTAAAACAATTGATGCGCAGAAATCTGATAAAGACGAGCGCAACAGGGAAGTGACAAGACGGGAGGAAAAACGAAGTGGAGATTATGGAACAAATGTTCAGGTACGTTCAGGGGTTGATAAACGTCCTAACTATGAGACACGTCCACGTGAAGGTTTTGCCCCCTCAGGGGAGCCATCAAGACGTGGTAGAGGAGGTGCTAGAGTCCGGGGATCAACCCTTGGAGCTAGAATGGAGGGATATGGACCTCCACCGAGTAAAAGCCCATTCTCATCAGATCGAACTAATGATGATAAACAGACATCACCACCAGTACAACAGAATACTTCAACTGATAATGACAACAGTAATCATAATTCATCAGAGTCCGctgatgataaaattattgctAAGCAGCAAGCACTCACTGCTGGTATCACTGGCATGCCCGGACGACGAAATAAATCACCGAATAATCAGTCTAATAATCAGGCTAATGCTAATTCAGGGATAAAGGGCCAGAAGAAGGATGACAAGAGGACAAGGAGTGGCAGTAGAAGACGACGGGAGAATAGAGACAGAATTCGTTCGTCAGCTACGAAACAAAATTCCTCGGATGTTGGTAACGAGGAGTGGGAGACAACATCTGAGAATAGTGAGGAGCATGGAGATGAGCACAAGGACTCGCGGGGACATAAGCCCTTTCCTGGACGTCAGGGCCACGGGCAGTCTGGGCCACAATCAAGGCGAAATGATCAGATGAATAATAGGGATAAACCCATGAATAAACCATCGAATACTGCTCGTTCAGCTCCTGGCCAGGTCGACAAACGTCCACAAGGTATAAGTGCTTTTCCCAATCAACGAaatcattttccaatgagtaTGCCACCTCAGGGTGCCTCTATGCAACCACCAAACAATCAGAATGGAAGGCCGAGGAGTCAGGGGTCAGCCAACAGTCAGCATTCATCGTCGTCGAAAAGCACCAGTGGAAAGGAAACTACCGTTAACAGAGTCGATGAGATAAAACTGAATGACGCTAATTTGGTTGATCAGGCGTTGAAGGACATGGGATGGAAAGGACAGAGTAAAGACAAGAAGCAGGTTGATATTGATGGagagataaataattatttgtcacCTTCAGGGGGTGATGATGGTGGCAGCAATAGCACTGAGGACATGAAACTTGATACTGATGGCTTTCAGGAAGTCCGGTCGAAGAAGAATCTGAAGGATCCATCGAGACATGGACAGAAGGATGAGACAAAACCACCAAGGAGAGATAAGGAGAAGGATAAGGAACGCGATCGTTCCAAATCAAAGTCAAATGGACAACCAACTACCCAACAAGTTCAGAATATTCCTCCACTTCTTGGTCAGCCCATTCCCCAGCCTACCAATATGCCACCTAAGGGCTTTGACAGGAATTCCAGTCGTCAGAAATTGGCTCCAAGATTCCAGAAGCAAAAATTGGCCAGACAACAGGCACAACAGCTGGGACATCCCCAGGGTGAAGGGGGCAATGGAGACACTAAGATTAATAATTCTTCTGGCCACATGAAAGATTCCAGTGGTACACCGGCACCACCGTCTGTCAATGCCTGGGACAAGCCCTTCACCAGTCAGATGAGATCAAATTCTCCCAATTCAAACGTTCCAGCTGATATTCAATTGATGTCAGGTTTGACTGGATCCAGTGAGCACTCTCACGAAGGCAATGATCAGGTGAATAGCAGTGGTAGCAGTCAAAGAAATTCTCCAAATACTGATAAAGCTCAGGGTAAAGGGATGAAAGAAGTGATTAGTGATAAAAATGTGTCAGACACTTCTTCACCACCTGTTCAAACCCTCATCTTTGAAAATACAAATTACTCCAAAACGACTAAAACATCATCGGACATGGCTATTAAGTCCAAATTCTCGAATCACATGAAACACAGTGGATCTCAACAACGTCCTGATAAGAGAGATATTGAGGAAGATGGTAGTCAACTTCAACAACAACAGCAGGCACTGGCTGTTGCCTTTgccaataaattaaatgaccCATTGAAAGAAAAACCATCCCAGGATCCCATACAAATGCCATTGTCCTTCAATAAAACAGAGGATAATGCTGATATGAAGCTGGACTTCACTTTTGATGCTGATCTCTCACAGTTAACTGATGATAAGAGTAAAGGCTCATTGGGTATGCCCAGATCCATGCATATGACCGGCGGACACAGTACAATATCCCCTTCAACAGCTGAACTTAACCTAAAAATTGCTTCGGTTAAAAAAGTTTGGGAGAATGCAGCAATGCCAACCGTTGTTGAACATGAGGATGGCAGTGTTGTTTCAAATGCCAACAGCTTTCCCCAGAGTTTTGAGGCAGCAGATGTTGATGATTCTTACAGCCCACATCAGCAGTACAATCAAACGAGCATGAAAAACGAAATCACAACGTCGACCAATGTTTGCAag CTGGTTCCCCCGCAGGTGAAGCCGCAGCAGCAATCATCTGGGGGTGGTGGGGCACAGGCAAATTCAACAGTACCAGGACCCAGTCCCATTGGACCTGGACAGAGTCCCATTGGTCATCCACCAGCTAGCATTCAGGCACCACTCAGTCCACCTCCATTCAACTCTACTGGGCAGCCTTCACACATGAATTATCAG GAATTCCCACAATATCCAGGCTCCCAAGCAGCTCAATATGGCAGTATGTCAGCTATTCCATCACCACCAGCAGTTCTATTCAACACAGGATCTGGACAATTGCCAGCCCAAGCTGGTGGCTTATACGGTGCATTCCAATTGGATCAGAGTCGATCGCCATTCACTCAATATCCACCCTATGCTCCATCACTCCAGAGTTCATTCAGTCAGCAGAATGTGTACTTACAGCAagcaccaccaccaccgcaTGCCCAAAATCCACCAGCACCTGATATGTATCAGAATAATTTGTCCGGATATCGTATACCAACGGCTGCTGCACCACCATTTGGACAGAATCAACAACTCAGCAATAATCCTAATACTGTTTTGATCAGTTCTTCATCAAATTCACTCATGTCAGCTAGTGTCAAACCGTCCTCACAGCCTATTGGTGCTATTGGCACTAAGGCACCACATTTCCAGGCACAGTCGGCACCTCAGCCCAATCAG ttggcTTATATACCATACGATCCAAGTCAAGTGCTCGGTGTAAGTGGCAACTACATGGGCAATTCTCAGCTAGTACAGCGTCAAGGACCAAGTGTACAACCATCGGCAAATAGCTATTATAGCGCCACGTCCGCCGGTAAAACTAATATCTCTCTGT ATGTATTTCCAGGCTCCCAGACTGGTTTCTATCAACCAGGTGGTGCTGGCCAACAAACTGGTACTCCGTATGGCCTTCAGGGATTTGGACAGCATAGCCAGAGTCTAGCAACACCTGGCAATGCAACTCCTGTTGGGCTTCAGAACTTtagttcacaatttttatctgGATCTGGTCTGCAAATAGCCGCAGCTGCTGCTGCACAACAATTTCGCAATCCCACTGGTGGGCTACCAGGACCAGCTAATGCTGCAGCAACATTTCTAAGCAAGCATCAACAACAGGAACAACCGAGACAACTGAAGAGCCCATCTGGCAATCAACAGGATGTTCTAGCATCAGTGTTCAGTTCGA CTCCACAAATACCATCACCCAAGTCAAGAAATTGCAAACAACAATCCCAATCACAACAGCCACAACCAAGTCCAACACAACACCATAAATATCCACCTTACCAAGGGGTCAGTCAGTCTGCTATGGTAAGCGGCTATAGTAACTAT TTGATGCAACAGAATGTTCGTGGAATGGGAATGCCACCCAGGGGTGGAATTCAGCCCTCCCAGCAGCGGTATCCACCGCCAATTCAGAGGCCTGTGGTACCATTTCCACCCGGGCCAAACCCAAATAATCCCAATCAACAGCAGCAGAATTGTATGCCCAATCAGCAGCAAAATCAGATGAATCGTCACCGACCTAATATTCATCAACAGCAGCAGAGGAACATGAAGATGCAGCAGCAATATTATTCTGGGCAAG GTAACGTCAAAATCGATCAAACAGATAAGAATGACACTCACAACGACAAAATCACAGATTCATCGTCTGGTAATCAATCAGGAGGATCAAAAGTCAGTGTAACACAACAGGAAATTGACACTAAAGAAGAG GTGTAG